Within Primulina tabacum isolate GXHZ01 chromosome 5, ASM2559414v2, whole genome shotgun sequence, the genomic segment CATTGATAAGAGTTTAGCTTTAATATAGAAACATGGAGGGTTTAATTAGATAAGTccacatttatgattttttatcaTCGGTATTAGTCAGAGCATAGCTTTTTAATGTAGAAACACGGAGTCCAGTATATTCCATTATTTCACATTGTGTTCGCGGGTGtcaacttttgaatcaatggtaAGATGGATTGACCTGTTCTGGTTTATCTTATTTTTCCACATTTATAATCCTACTAAATGAAGAATTAAGAGAGGATTGTAGCACATAATAGTTTGGCAAATCATTTCTTGGAGATTCTTTAATTAAGTAATGTGTCTAAGTTTTGCAAGTTCAACTACTTCTCTTTGCTGTTAATTGTTTTGCCATAAGATGCCTTCAAAACAAGTATGCGCCAGTAAAATCTTAACACCTTAATTTCAAAGTGCAGGCGTCCTCGTCTCAGTTTTACGAGTATTAACAAAGGCTTTATATTCTCAAGATGCCAGTGGACTGAGACGAAGTGCGAACGTTTATTTTATTGTCAGTATCATAGTGATGCTAttaaacattattttttataatttagctCATAGGCTTCCAATTATAAAATACTTCAATGATTTGAAAAGCCAAGCCGTGAATGAGGAGAAAGAACAGAAAGGTGATCTAACTGGAAAAGCGTGGAGACATACCTTATGGGATGTTGTGGGGGCAGTGAAATGGTACGGTTATGGCATTATGATTATATATGTCGTCACATTATGTATTTTTCCCGGATCCATTACAGAGGACGTGCATTCTAAAGTTTTGAAAGACTGGTACCCTATAGTTTTGATCACTGGGTATAATTTGTTTGATCtggttggcaaaactttgactCCATTGTATCTCATGGAGAATGCAAAAATGGCAATCTGGGCGTCCTTTGGAAGGTTGTTGTTTCTACCACTTTTCTACATTTGCTTGCATGGTCCCGATCTTTTCAGAACTGAGGTTCCGGTTACTGTTTTGACATGTCTTTTGGGACTTACAAATGGATACTTCACTTGTGTATTAATGATTTTAGCTCCAAAAACTGTCCTGTTGCAGCACTCAGAAACTGCAGGGATCGTGATTGTGCTGTACTTGGTTGCTGGTTTGGCAATCGGCTCTGTTGTTTCTTGGTTCTGGGTATTGTAAATTTCTATAGAAAAGTCATGACCAAGATAGACGGATAATTGGTCAACTGCACTTTTCCACCTAGTACATTCTTATTATTTAAGTTTTTCTTGCATCTGTATTACTAGAACCTTTTCATGTACTTGTGAATTGTGGTGATTCACGGTACTCAAAAAGTggttatatatgttttttaaaaaaatattgtggtTCTGTATGTACTATACTTCCTATTGCTTAGTGTTGTGTCACTTGGACCCTAAATGTATGAAGAATTCAGTTAATATACGTAAATCGTGGTCTTACTCGGGTTCCCATATCTGCTCAAATTTCGTTCACCATGGTTTTCACAGTGAATTCTTTCATGCTAGAGTCTGTAAAGATATTACAATATATGATGCTAATATTTGAACTAACATTTGATATCGTGATGGGACTTATGATGTTACTGATTAAACGTTACTACTGTTGATTATGTAAAAGCAGTATCGAATGAAAATTCTTCCCATACTCAGTTTCCCAGAATTGACAATGCATGTTTAGCTGTAATTGTTGCAAATTTTGGAAATAAGCGACATGTACCCAAGTAATACAGAATAATCAAATGTAGATTATCGAGATGGGTCAAAAATGGCTCAGtcacttggacagtccgagggagggttgttcagtacatAATCATATGTTCTCTCATCGGTGTGAATGGATATCTGCATGCCCTTACaaatgaaacatgacgtttatATCACAGATGATAGTATCGAGCTCGAGCGACTTTTATCTTTGTTTTAGGCGGTcgattcgactaggaacttgtttagaatatacggtacacttcctaatgattttcatgatcttaaattgCAAGGCTGATCtgatggtacctattgtatatttaaactttatctatgcaacttgcatgtgtatacagataaagaatgTAATAATCGAATGAAttcgtaaaatattattgaaataaatattgttttccaTTAGATTCAATAAAATCCCAAGCCACAAGTTGGTTTGTTGGACATATACTCTAACATAATCTTGATCTTATAAGTTTTGgcttattaatttttatagcGGGGAGATTAAACATTATTCA encodes:
- the LOC142547272 gene encoding equilibrative nucleotide transporter 1; the protein is MGINSVDGDSESSGLLVPHPPPKIPRDSFHLAYVIYFTLGAGYLLPWNAFITAVDYFDYLYPDASVDRVFAIVYMLVGLTSLLLIVAFAHKWNSVVRINLGYALFLVALLAVPLIDAWYVKGRVGVYSGYYGTVVMVGLCGLADGLVQGSVVGKAGELPERYMQAVVAGTAASGVLVSVLRVLTKALYSQDASGLRRSANVYFIVSIIVMLLNIIFYNLAHRLPIIKYFNDLKSQAVNEEKEQKGDLTGKAWRHTLWDVVGAVKWYGYGIMIIYVVTLCIFPGSITEDVHSKVLKDWYPIVLITGYNLFDLVGKTLTPLYLMENAKMAIWASFGRLLFLPLFYICLHGPDLFRTEVPVTVLTCLLGLTNGYFTCVLMILAPKTVLLQHSETAGIVIVLYLVAGLAIGSVVSWFWVL